A window from Thermomonas aquatica encodes these proteins:
- a CDS encoding sulfite exporter TauE/SafE family protein, with protein sequence MPVDGLVLLAAFASGLLGTVHCAAMCGGIATSLAVGQRDSVWMAALPNLGRVLGYALAGAIVGGLGGGLLQLARMPQLGIAMRALVGIVLVIAGLRLLDRTHRLPKFGGGSGARLWRWLAPLRARAWPADTAGKRLAVGMLWGWMPCGLSTTLLAAAWLQASAAHGALTMAAFGLGTLPLMIPLTWAGARIGQRLQRGGLRNAAGALVIGAGLLTLAGPWLMHVPMLHGMLAALGCRSLP encoded by the coding sequence ATGCCGGTTGACGGCCTGGTGCTGCTGGCCGCGTTCGCCAGCGGCCTGCTCGGCACCGTGCATTGCGCGGCGATGTGCGGCGGCATCGCCACCAGCCTCGCCGTCGGGCAACGCGACAGCGTGTGGATGGCGGCGCTGCCGAACCTCGGCCGGGTGCTGGGCTATGCGCTGGCCGGCGCCATCGTCGGCGGGCTCGGCGGCGGCCTGCTGCAGCTGGCACGCATGCCGCAACTCGGGATCGCGATGCGGGCGCTGGTCGGCATCGTGCTGGTAATAGCTGGCCTGCGCCTGCTGGACCGCACGCATCGCCTGCCGAAGTTCGGCGGAGGCTCCGGCGCGCGCCTGTGGCGTTGGCTGGCGCCGCTGCGCGCGCGCGCATGGCCGGCGGATACCGCCGGCAAGCGACTCGCGGTCGGCATGCTGTGGGGCTGGATGCCGTGCGGTCTCAGCACCACCCTGCTCGCCGCCGCGTGGCTGCAGGCCAGCGCCGCGCATGGCGCGCTGACCATGGCCGCGTTCGGCTTGGGCACCCTGCCCTTGATGATCCCGCTGACCTGGGCCGGGGCGCGCATCGGCCAACGGTTGCAGCGTGGCGGTTTGCGCAACGCGGCGGGCGCGCTGGTGATCGGCGCCGGCCTGCTCACGCTCGCCGGGCCGTGGTTGATGCACGTCCCCATGCTGCATGGCATGCTGGCCGCGCTGGGTTGCCGCAGCCTGCCGTAA
- the ccoS gene encoding cbb3-type cytochrome oxidase assembly protein CcoS: MAILLLLIPLSLMLLVVAIWAFAWAVKRGQFDDLDTPAIDILRDDDAPAPRHPRDQAGDDAG; this comes from the coding sequence ATGGCCATCCTGCTGCTGCTCATCCCGCTCAGCCTGATGCTGCTGGTGGTGGCGATCTGGGCCTTCGCGTGGGCCGTGAAGCGCGGCCAGTTCGACGACCTCGACACCCCGGCCATCGACATCCTCCGCGACGACGACGCGCCCGCGCCGCGGCACCCGCGCGACCAGGCCGGCGACGATGCCGGTTGA
- a CDS encoding heavy metal translocating P-type ATPase — protein sequence MNGMVAVAGPVPAAAAGCFHCGDSLPAAPVALRLDGVTREFCCNGCAAAAQWIRDAALDDYYRLRERPGRRIDPDDGSLAHWDREDVLAGHARAVDGGRELVVVAEGMHCAACAWLIDRALSREDGVLDVVANAVTGRIRIAWDPARTPLSRPLRRLQALGYRPYLAAGEERERERRRERNRWLLRIGIAGLGAMQAMMFAEALYLDTSNQMSLPMRDFLRWIAFLVSTPVVFWAGWPFLSGAWRELRERAPGMDTLIASSTLLAYGASVVETVRGGPHVWYDAAVMFVFLLLLARMLEQRVRTTASAQVDALARARPALALRETADGGSETVPLAQLAIGDIVRIPAGEAAPADGVLLDAEARFGEALLTGESRPLRKQAGDTVLAGSLCDGRTARIRVERTGGDTRLAQLAALVERAQAQRPPAARNADRIARIFVTAQLAGAVVLYSAWRAHAPERAFEVALAWLVISCPCALSMAIPAALAAANSALAKIGVLPVRADALERLAGIDTVVFDKTGTLSDGEPELGAIATFADLSQVDALRIAAALERGSTHPLARAFAVIVDPPQASDVATHAGAGIEGRVEGRRWRLGHAAFACKGEDDGALWLGDGERAHARFGIRERQRADAGDAVHALHAHGMHVHLLSGDGATAVHRFADLLGIEHALARRSPEQKLAELQRLQSAGRAVAMIGDGINDAPVLAAADVSIAIGDGAALATRNADLVLAAPTLMRIPQAIVLARRTRTVIRQNLAWALGYNLLALPVAALGLVTPWLAALGMALSSLTVTLNALRLARAPRMERA from the coding sequence CCGCCGCGCAATGGATCCGCGACGCCGCCCTCGACGACTATTACCGCCTGCGCGAACGCCCGGGCCGTCGCATCGATCCCGACGATGGCTCGCTGGCGCACTGGGACCGCGAGGACGTGCTCGCCGGCCATGCCCGCGCGGTCGACGGCGGCCGCGAACTGGTGGTGGTCGCCGAGGGCATGCATTGCGCGGCCTGCGCCTGGCTGATCGATCGCGCGCTCTCGCGCGAGGACGGCGTGCTGGACGTGGTCGCCAATGCGGTGACCGGCCGCATCCGCATCGCCTGGGACCCGGCGCGCACCCCGCTGTCGCGGCCGTTGCGGCGGCTGCAGGCATTGGGCTACCGCCCGTATCTCGCCGCCGGCGAGGAACGCGAACGCGAACGTCGGCGCGAACGCAACCGCTGGCTGCTGCGGATCGGCATCGCCGGGCTGGGCGCGATGCAGGCGATGATGTTCGCCGAGGCGCTGTACCTCGACACCTCGAACCAGATGTCGCTGCCGATGCGCGACTTCCTGCGCTGGATCGCCTTCCTGGTGTCGACGCCGGTGGTGTTCTGGGCCGGCTGGCCGTTCCTGTCCGGCGCCTGGCGCGAGCTGCGCGAACGCGCCCCCGGCATGGATACGCTGATCGCGTCGTCCACCCTGCTCGCCTACGGCGCCAGCGTGGTCGAGACCGTGCGCGGCGGCCCGCATGTCTGGTACGACGCCGCGGTGATGTTCGTGTTCCTGCTGCTGCTCGCGAGGATGCTGGAGCAACGCGTGCGCACCACCGCCAGCGCGCAGGTCGATGCCCTCGCCCGCGCGCGGCCCGCCCTGGCGCTGCGCGAAACCGCCGATGGCGGCAGCGAAACCGTGCCGCTGGCGCAACTGGCCATCGGCGACATCGTGCGCATTCCGGCGGGTGAGGCGGCGCCCGCGGATGGCGTGCTGCTGGATGCCGAAGCCCGCTTCGGCGAAGCCCTGCTCACCGGCGAATCGCGTCCGCTGCGCAAGCAGGCCGGCGACACAGTGCTCGCCGGATCGCTGTGCGACGGCCGCACCGCGCGCATCCGCGTCGAACGCACCGGCGGCGACACGCGGCTGGCGCAGCTCGCCGCACTGGTCGAACGCGCGCAGGCGCAGCGCCCGCCCGCCGCGCGCAACGCGGATCGCATCGCCCGGATCTTCGTCACCGCGCAACTTGCAGGCGCCGTCGTGCTGTATTCCGCATGGCGCGCGCATGCGCCGGAGCGCGCCTTCGAGGTCGCCCTGGCCTGGCTGGTGATCAGCTGCCCGTGCGCGCTGTCGATGGCGATCCCCGCCGCGCTGGCCGCCGCCAACAGCGCGCTGGCGAAGATCGGCGTGCTGCCGGTGCGCGCCGATGCGCTGGAACGGCTGGCCGGCATCGACACCGTCGTGTTCGACAAGACCGGCACGCTCAGCGACGGCGAGCCGGAGCTCGGCGCCATCGCCACCTTCGCGGATCTGTCGCAGGTCGATGCGCTGCGCATCGCCGCCGCGCTCGAACGCGGCAGCACGCACCCGCTGGCAAGGGCGTTCGCGGTCATCGTCGACCCGCCGCAGGCGAGCGACGTCGCCACCCATGCGGGTGCCGGCATCGAAGGCCGCGTCGAAGGCAGGCGCTGGCGGCTCGGCCATGCCGCGTTCGCCTGCAAGGGCGAGGACGACGGCGCGCTGTGGCTGGGCGATGGCGAACGCGCCCACGCGCGCTTCGGCATCCGCGAACGCCAGCGCGCGGATGCCGGCGATGCCGTGCATGCCTTGCACGCGCACGGCATGCATGTGCACCTGCTCAGCGGCGATGGCGCGACCGCGGTCCACCGCTTCGCCGACTTGCTCGGCATCGAACATGCGCTGGCGCGCCGATCGCCCGAACAGAAGCTCGCCGAACTGCAGCGCCTGCAATCGGCAGGCCGCGCGGTGGCGATGATCGGCGACGGCATCAACGACGCGCCGGTGCTGGCCGCCGCCGACGTGTCCATCGCCATCGGCGACGGCGCAGCATTGGCCACCCGCAACGCCGACCTGGTGCTGGCCGCACCCACCCTGATGCGCATCCCGCAGGCCATCGTGCTGGCGCGTCGCACGCGCACAGTGATCCGCCAGAACCTGGCCTGGGCATTGGGCTACAACCTGCTGGCGCTGCCGGTCGCCGCGCTCGGGCTGGTCACGCCGTGGCTGGCCGCGCTGGGCATGGCCCTGTCCTCGCTCACCGTGACGCTCAATGCGCTGCGGCTGGCGCGCGCACCGCGCATGGAGCGCGCCTGA